One region of Trichosurus vulpecula isolate mTriVul1 chromosome 1, mTriVul1.pri, whole genome shotgun sequence genomic DNA includes:
- the GPR146 gene encoding probable G-protein coupled receptor 146 — translation MWSCDTFNGTQNSEDQLLCHDFHLILSIFSLLYLIICFPIGLCYNALLVLVNLYNKATMTMPDVYFVNIAIAGLIINAVAPIYLLGPTTTKWAIWSFNSEVYITLLILFNVSSLVIMYSTTLLSLDYYIERALPRTYMSSVYNTKHVCGFIWGGAMLTSFSSLLFYICSHVSTKLIECSKMQNKEAADAIMVFIGYVVPAVAVLYALVLILRIRKEATPLDHDTGRLDPSVHRLLIATVCTQFVLWTPYYLTLLVNTFLVSQGKLMDEHYMRILHFIKDLSKFLAFSSSFVMPLLYRYINKNFPGKLRRLIKKMHCGHQRCSHDRATVQQVMT, via the coding sequence ATGTGGAGCTGCGACACTTTCAATGGTACCCAGAACAGCGAGGACCAACTCCTCTGCCATGACTTCCACCTTatcctctccatcttctccctcctctacctCATTATCTGCTTCCCAATTGGCCTTTGCTACAATGCTCTGCTGGTCCTGGTCAATCTGTACAACAAGGCTACCATGACGATGCCTGACGTTTACTTTGTAAACATCGCCATCGCTGGCCTCATAATCAATGCTGTGGCACCAATATACCTTCTTGGGCCAACCACCACCAAGTGGGCCATCTGGAGCTTTAACAGCGAAGTTTATATCACACTGCTGATTTTGTTTAATGTTTCCTCCCTGGTTATCATGTATTCAACCACCTTGCTCAGCCTGGATTACTACATTGAGCGAGCTCTACCGAGGACTTACATGTCTAGTGTGTATAACACCAAGCATGTTTGTGGTTTCATCTGGGGAGGGGCAATGCTTACAAGCTTTTCCTCTCTGCTCTTCTATATCTGTAGCCATGTGTCCACCAAGCTCATTGAGTGCTCCAAGATGCAAAACAAGGAGGCAGCCGATGCCATCATGGTGTTTATTGGCTACGTTGTCCCTGCCGTAGCTGTACTTTACGCGCTTGTGTTGATTTTACGAATACGGAAGGAGGCCACACCCCTTGATCACGATACTGGAAGACTGGACCCTTCTGTGCACAGGCTTCTGATTGCCACAGTGTGTACACAATTTGTGCTGTGGACACCTTACTACCTAACTCTCCTGGTGAACACATTCCTTGTCTCACAAGGAAAACTCATGGATGAGCACTACATGCGGATATTGCATTTCATCAAAGATTTGTCAAAATTCTTAGCTTTCTCTAGCAGTTTTGTGATGCCACTCCTCTACCGTTACATCAACAAAAATTTTCCTGGCAAGCTACGACGCCTGATAAAAAAAATGCACTGTGGGCATCAGAGGTGCTCTCATGACCGAGCAACAGTACAGCAGGTGATGACGTAG